Proteins from a single region of Choloepus didactylus isolate mChoDid1 chromosome 10, mChoDid1.pri, whole genome shotgun sequence:
- the CEL gene encoding bile salt-activated lipase, whose protein sequence is MGHLELAVLGFTCCLAVASAAKLGAVYTEGGFVEGVNKKLGFFGDYVDIFKGIPFAATPKALENPQKHPGWHGTLKATSFKKRCLQVTITQDQTYGEEDCLYLNIWVPQGKEEVSRDLPVMIWIYGGAFLMGSSQGANVLSNYLYDGEEIATRGNVIVVTFNYRVGPLGFLSTGDPNLPGNYGLRDQHMAIAWVKRNIAVFGGDPNNITIFGESAGGASVSLQTLSPYNKGLFQRAISQSGVALSPWAIQKNPLFWAKLVAKKVGCPLNDTARMAGCLKVTDPRALALAYKVPLAGLEYALVQYLAFIPVIDGDFIPEDPINLFANAADIDYIAGTNNMDGHLFATVDMPAIDKGNKNITEEDFYKLVRALTTSKGPKGANATFDVYTEPWAQDSSQEARKKTVVEFETDILFLVSTQIALAQHKANAKSAKTYSYLFSHPSRMPIYPSWMGADHADDLQYIFGKPFATPLGYRSQDRTVSKAMIAYWTNFARSGDPNTGHSAIPTHWEPYTLENGTYLEITKKIDSSSMKQHLRTNYVQYWSLSYQALPTVTDGEDAPVPPANDSEANPVPPADDSKANPVPPADDSEEPQMPIVIGF, encoded by the exons ATGGGGCACCTGGAGCTGGCAGTCTTGGGCTTCACCTGCTGTCTAGCAGTGGCGAGTGCGGCAAAG CTGGGCGCAGTGTACACAGAGGGAGGCTTCGTGGAAGGCGTCAACAAGAAGCTCGGCTTCTTCGGTGACTATGTGGACATCTTCAAAGGCATCCCATTCGCTGCAACCCCCAAGGCCCTGGAGAACCCCCAGAAACACCCCGGCTGGCATG GGACCCTGAAGGCCACAAGCTTCAAGAAGCGATGTCTGCAGGTCACCATCACCCAGGACCAGACCTACGGGGAGGAAGACTGCCTCTACCTCAACATCTGGGTGCCCCAGGGCAAGGAGGAAG TGTCCCGGGACCTGCCCGTCATGATCTGGATCTACGGAGGCGCCTTCCTCATGGGGTCTAGTCAAGGAGCCAACGTGCTCAGCAACTACCTGTACGATGGGGAAGAGATCGCCACGCGGGGCAACGTCATAGTGGTCACCTTCAACTACCGCGTGGGTCCCCTCGGCTTCCTCAGCACTGGAGACCCCAACCTGCCAG GTAACTATGGCCTTCGGGATCAGCACATGGCCATTGCCTGGGTGAAGAGGAACATCGCAGTTTTTGGGGGGGACCCCAACAACATTACCATCTTTGGGGAATCAGCTGGAGGTGCCAGTGTCTCTTTGCAG ACCCTCTCCCCCTACAACAAGGGCCTCTTCCAGCGAGCCATTAGCCAGAGTGGCGTGGCACTGAGTCCCTGGGCCATCCAGAAGAACCCACTCTTTTGGGCCAAACTG gTAGCCAAGAAGGTGGGCTGCCCCTTGAATGACACTGCCAGGATGGCCGGATGTCTGAAGGTGACCGATCCCCGGGCCCTGGCGCTGGCCTATAAGGTGCCCCTGGCTGGCCTGGAGT ATGCCCTGGTGCAATATCTGGCCTTCATCCCTGTCATTGACGGAGACTTCATCCCCGAAGACCCCATCAACctgtttgccaatgctgctgacATTGACTACATAGCTGGCACCAACAACATGGACGGTCATCTCTTTGCCACTGTCGACATGCCAGCCATTGACAAGGGCAATAAAAACATCACGGA GGAAGACTTCTACAAGCTAGTCAGAGCGCTCACCACCTCCAAGGGGCCCAAAGGTGCCAATGCAACCTTTGATGTTTACACGGAGCCCTGGGCCCAAGATTCATCCCAGGAGGCCAGGAAGAAGACTGTGGTGGAGTTTGAGACCGACATCCTCTTCCTGGTGTCCACGCAGATTGCCCTGGCCCAGCACAAAGCCAACGCCAA GAGTGCCAAGACCTACAGCTACCTGTTCTCCCACCCCTCCCGGATGCCCATCTACCCCAGCTGGATGGGAGCTGACCATGCCGACGACCTCCAGTATATCTTTGGGAAACCCTTCGCCACCCCCTTGGGCTACCGGTCTCAAGACAGGACTGTTTCCAAGGCCATGATCGCCTACTGGACCAACTTTGCCAGAAGTGG GGACCCCAACACGGGCCACTCGGCCATTCCCACACACTGGGAACCCTACACCCTGGAGAATGGCACCTACCTGGAGATCACCAAGAAGATTGACAGCAGCTCCATGAAGCAGCACCTGAGGACCAACTACGTGCAGTACTGGAGCCTGAGCTACCAGGCACTGCCCACAGTGACCGATGGAGAGGATGCCCCAGTGCCCCCTGCAAATGACTCTGAGGCCAACCCTGTCCCCCCTGCGGATGACTCCAAGGCCAACCCTGTCCCCCCTGCAGATGACTCTGAGGAGCCTCAAATGCCCATAGTGATTGGCTTCTAA